A region of the Methylobacterium nodulans ORS 2060 genome:
CGCGCCCGGCTCGCCGGCGCGACGAGTTCGGTCGCCGGGGATGTCTACGACCGGAGGTCGATCAGGCTGGCGGGCCTCTGTCGCACCCGCTGCCGCGTCAGCAGCATCCGGCTCGGCCCAATGCATGCCGCTGCCGCTCTTCCACTCTCATTGTGTTTTCTGGCGAGGGTCGTCCTTCGGGTTCACGTAAGTGAGACCCCAGGGCCCATCGGTCGTGATTTGCAACACCGTCTCTTCGTCCGTGTAGGCGAAGTGGGGCCTGCCCGGCGCAAACTCGAAGAAACTACCGGCGGGCATGTCCTGTGCCTTGCTCTTATCTGCCTCCGACCCCATCCCCAGCTTGAAGTTGCCCGAGATGACAGTGACCACCTCGTTCACCGGGTGTGTATGGGGCGGCACTTGGTATCCGGCCGGGAGTTTGATACGCATGACGAAGAACCCCTGACGCGTGGGATCGCCATGGAGGACAGAGGATTCCGCGCCCTTTGGTAAGATGGGTGGCGCCGGTGACCACTTGATGTCCTTCGGCGTGATCATCTTGTGATCATCTGCGGCGACCACGGGCGAGAAGAATCCAACCGTTGCAAGCGCCAAGGCTGCCATCGGAATTGTCCGTTTCATAACGAACCTCCCTTCGCGGATACTGCCGGGCGTCGGAATACTAGCGCAATCGCTGTTTCGATTAAACACGATGCTGCTGTCGCTCTCCCATACCCGGGAGCTCGTCGAGCGACGCCGTGATCTCGTCCGCTCTGCGGCCGGTGAGCTTCGGCCCGGTCTCGCCGTCCCCGCCGCCGGCCCGGTTCCAGCGCTCCACGGCGGCCCCGAACCGGAACGGCGACGGGCGCCGGACCGCATCCGGCGCCATGCCCATCACGGCACCGGAGCCGTGGGAGCCTCGGAAATCGAGGCAGTGATCGGCAGGGCAGAAGCGGATCGTCTCGCGCAGGGCGATCTCCATCCGGTCCCACGCCTGGCTGAGGCTGGACCCGCGGCGGATCATGCCCACGACATCTCCTGCCGGGAAGCCCGCCGAGAAGCCCGCCATGTGCGGCAGCGAGGAACCCGTGGTCGCCGAAGCCACCGATGCCGGTTTCACCGAATCTCAGCCATCCGCGGCTCTGGCCGCGTAGCCTTCAAATCGGTGTCTCACAAACCGCGGGCGGTACAATGCCGGCCAAAGGGCATCACCAACGGAGATCACGGGCGGGATCGGCCCAACAGCGCCGAGCCATCATCGCCAGCCCATAGGACGGTCGGAATACCCCGGAAGATCAGCGGCGGATGGTTCCGCGGCCGGCAATAGTGTCGATCAAAAAATGGAGCGCACGATGCCGCTACGCACCGATGATTGCTGGCATTACGAAGGCGATGCCGCCACGCGCGAGAAGCGGGTCTACCGCGATGAAGCGCTGATCGGCAGAGTTCGGCGCTGGCACATGGTGGAGCCGGACGGCCGATACTGCGCATGGTTCGCGACTGAGCAATGGCAGGGCGGCAGGTTTCACTCCGTCGGCGAACTGCAGGCCACCTTCGACGAAGCTCTCATCTGCCTCGTCTCGTGCCTCGTCCCGATGGCAGGGCCAGCACCGAAACCTTGGCAATAGGATCCGGTCCCTCCGCGCCTTGCGGAGAAGGAACCGGGCCTTTCTCGGTCGGCAAGCCGTTCTTCGACACGATTCCCAGCTGTAACAGCCAACGATACGGATGGCATGGCATGACTCGGCACCTGGTTTTGTCGGCGGCCTTTGCATCACTGCTGGCCTCGGGCGCGTCTGCAGAGATCGTCATCGAGCAATCGATGATTACCAATGGGGAGCTCCGCGTCGTCGGCAGATTAACCCCTGCTCGCCAAACAAAGCTGATACTCGATGACAGCTATCAATCAACCGCCGAGAAAGACGGACGCTTCACATTCCGGCTCGTCTATCATCCTGCAAATTGCTTGGTGACCGTGAAAGCGGACACCGAAAGCCGTCAGGCCGTCGTCGGCTTCTGCGGACAGCGAGGCCCCGAGGGACGAGAGGGCATCGCAGGCAAATCGGCCCAGGTTCTTCCAGCAGCTGCCCATTCGGAAAAGGCCGTGATCGGGCCGAGGGGACCGCAAGGGGTTGCAGGGCCGCAAGGGCCGGAAGGACCGCAAGGTGTCAGGGGCGAGAAGGGCGAGCCCGGAAGCATTGGGCCGGCCGGTCCCCCTGGGCCGAAGGGAGAGCGGGGTGAGAGCGGCCCTCCCGGTCCTGCCGGCCCCCCGGGCCCCGAAGGGAAGATTGCGGCCGCCGCGTCGATCCTCCGCGTGCAGGTGGAGGAGTGCAGCGCCGGCGGGCGATGCGTCGCAACCTGTGCTCGGGACGAGTTTGCCGTGAATGGTACATGCAGTGGTGGCGAAAGGCCGGCCATGGATGAGAGCAGCATCTACTGCTTCGCGTTGGGCACGACGCCAACGCCGCTGAAGGCCCGCGCGATCTGCGCCAAACACTAGAGCCGTGCCCGACCGGTCGGCGGCTCTCAAG
Encoded here:
- a CDS encoding cupin domain-containing protein — its product is MAALALATVGFFSPVVAADDHKMITPKDIKWSPAPPILPKGAESSVLHGDPTRQGFFVMRIKLPAGYQVPPHTHPVNEVVTVISGNFKLGMGSEADKSKAQDMPAGSFFEFAPGRPHFAYTDEETVLQITTDGPWGLTYVNPKDDPRQKTQ
- a CDS encoding collagen-like protein, with product MTRHLVLSAAFASLLASGASAEIVIEQSMITNGELRVVGRLTPARQTKLILDDSYQSTAEKDGRFTFRLVYHPANCLVTVKADTESRQAVVGFCGQRGPEGREGIAGKSAQVLPAAAHSEKAVIGPRGPQGVAGPQGPEGPQGVRGEKGEPGSIGPAGPPGPKGERGESGPPGPAGPPGPEGKIAAAASILRVQVEECSAGGRCVATCARDEFAVNGTCSGGERPAMDESSIYCFALGTTPTPLKARAICAKH